A stretch of Synechococcus sp. WH 8020 DNA encodes these proteins:
- a CDS encoding iron uptake porin, whose amino-acid sequence MKLFHQLLVAPAALGLLAPVAANATDFNATELNINGVSDYAATSALSSREQVTSITQFSDVYPTDWAYQALSNLIERYGCVAGYPNGTYRGNRAMTRFEAAALLNACLDRVTEVTDELKRLMKEFEKELAILKGRVDGLEARVGELEATQFSTTTKLSGKAEFTIGATSYGGDKTDDLQDENGNYLGDTGTVFSYRTTLNLNTSFTGKDLLYTRLRTGNFGENTFSGKGYTGKQTQIEASKSSENSLKVDKLWYQFPLGNDFQVFVGPLIENYYMLAATPGVYKHVLKQFKLGGYYGAYGASTSPGAGINWISNRNSDYSDPKFKFSANYVAKNGAISRTRNEFDADGEKIADGGGIATDNGKGKFLTQIAYGTPSWQISAAYAYSQAGMTVGGAGTPAGLNKGGYSDANQFNLNAYYQPLDNGWIPSISVGWSITSFNNDDGFSDGDVTQSQGWLVGLNWQDAFMRGNRLGFAIGQPQFATALKNQGKDGNGYADDGNYAMELYYDFQVTDNITVTPALFYLSRPFGQETGDSASKGGAGADQFNTFGGLVLTTFKF is encoded by the coding sequence TTGAAACTTTTCCATCAACTGCTGGTGGCCCCAGCTGCCCTGGGCCTTTTGGCGCCTGTGGCTGCAAACGCCACCGACTTCAACGCCACTGAGCTCAACATCAATGGTGTGTCTGACTATGCCGCCACCTCTGCATTGAGCAGCCGCGAGCAAGTCACCAGCATCACTCAGTTTTCCGACGTTTACCCAACCGACTGGGCTTATCAGGCTCTGAGCAACCTGATCGAGCGCTACGGCTGTGTGGCCGGTTACCCCAACGGCACCTACCGCGGTAACAGGGCAATGACCCGCTTTGAAGCGGCTGCACTGTTGAACGCCTGTCTCGACCGCGTCACCGAAGTGACCGACGAGCTCAAGCGCCTGATGAAAGAGTTCGAAAAGGAACTCGCCATCCTCAAGGGCCGTGTTGACGGACTTGAAGCTCGCGTTGGCGAACTGGAAGCCACTCAGTTCTCCACCACCACCAAACTGAGCGGTAAAGCAGAATTCACCATTGGTGCCACTTCATACGGCGGTGATAAAACCGACGATCTACAAGATGAAAATGGTAACTATTTAGGTGATACAGGGACGGTCTTCTCATACCGCACAACACTCAACCTGAACACCAGCTTCACGGGCAAAGATTTGCTGTATACCCGTTTAAGAACGGGTAATTTCGGTGAGAACACCTTCTCTGGAAAGGGTTACACCGGTAAGCAAACTCAGATCGAAGCTTCCAAGAGCAGCGAAAACAGCCTGAAGGTTGACAAGCTTTGGTATCAATTCCCCCTCGGAAATGACTTCCAAGTTTTTGTTGGTCCTCTAATCGAGAACTACTACATGTTGGCCGCCACCCCTGGCGTCTATAAGCACGTGCTGAAGCAGTTCAAGCTTGGTGGCTACTATGGTGCTTATGGTGCAAGTACATCACCTGGCGCAGGTATCAACTGGATCAGCAACAGAAACTCCGACTACAGCGATCCTAAGTTCAAATTCAGTGCTAACTATGTAGCCAAGAATGGAGCGATTAGTAGGACCAGAAATGAGTTCGACGCTGACGGTGAAAAAATTGCCGATGGCGGTGGTATCGCAACTGATAATGGTAAAGGGAAATTCCTTACCCAAATTGCTTACGGAACACCCTCCTGGCAAATCTCTGCAGCCTATGCCTATTCACAGGCAGGAATGACCGTTGGTGGAGCAGGTACTCCTGCCGGCTTGAATAAAGGTGGGTATTCAGACGCGAATCAGTTCAACCTAAATGCCTACTACCAGCCATTGGACAACGGCTGGATCCCTAGCATCAGTGTTGGTTGGAGCATCACTTCCTTCAACAATGATGATGGCTTTAGTGACGGCGATGTCACCCAATCACAAGGTTGGCTAGTGGGTCTGAACTGGCAAGATGCCTTCATGCGCGGTAACCGCTTAGGTTTCGCAATTGGACAACCTCAGTTTGCGACTGCTCTGAAGAATCAGGGTAAAGACGGCAATGGTTATGCAGACGATGGCAACTATGCCATGGAACTGTATTACGACTTCCAAGTCACCGATAACATCACTGTGACTCCTGCTCTGTTCTACTTGAGCCGTCCTTTCGGCCAAGAAACTGGAGACAGCGCATCTAAAGGTGGGGCTGGTGCCGACCAGTTCAATACCTTTGGTGGTCTTGTGTTGACTACATTTAAGTTCTAA
- a CDS encoding UbiD family decarboxylase has protein sequence MALIGPGPGTRDLRGFLQLLEERGQLRRITAPVDPDLELAAIADRVLAAGGPALLFENVIGSSMPVAVNTLGTVERVVWSMGLERAEQLEALGSRLAILQQPRPPKDLKETKQFARVFWDLVKARPDRDLVPPCRQQVFLGDEVNLDQIPLIRPWPGDAGGVITLGLVITKDPETGVPNVGVYRLQRQSVNTMTVHWLSVRGGARHLRKAAAMGKKLEVAIAIGVHPLLVMAAATPIPVQLSEWLFAGIYAGEGVRLTPCKTIDLQVPSCSEVVLEGTITPGEVSPDGPFGDHMGFYGGVEDSPLVRFHCMTQRRSPIFLTTFSGRPPKEEAMLAIALNRIYTPILRQQIPEIRDFFLPMEALSYKLAVISIDKAYPGQAKRAAMAFWSALPQFTYTKFVVVVDKHINVRDPRQVVWAIAAQVDPQRDLFILENTPFDTLDFASEQLGLGGRMAIDATTKVGPEKNHEWGEPLSRPDDLEQKVSDRLEELGLADLDHAEPDPALFGYVLDKLISIQPRS, from the coding sequence ATGGCTTTGATTGGACCCGGCCCTGGAACAAGAGATTTGCGGGGCTTTCTCCAGCTTCTAGAAGAGCGCGGACAGCTGCGGCGCATTACGGCTCCGGTCGATCCAGACCTAGAACTCGCCGCCATTGCTGATCGGGTTCTTGCCGCTGGTGGACCAGCTTTGCTGTTTGAGAACGTGATTGGCTCCAGCATGCCTGTTGCTGTCAACACGCTCGGCACTGTGGAGCGCGTGGTCTGGAGCATGGGTCTGGAGCGCGCTGAACAGCTTGAGGCGCTTGGATCCAGGCTCGCGATTCTTCAGCAGCCGAGGCCTCCGAAAGACCTCAAGGAGACCAAGCAATTCGCGAGGGTGTTTTGGGATCTCGTGAAGGCACGACCCGACCGAGATCTTGTTCCTCCTTGCCGGCAGCAGGTGTTTCTGGGTGATGAGGTCAATCTTGATCAAATCCCTTTGATCAGACCTTGGCCGGGTGATGCTGGTGGTGTGATCACGTTGGGACTTGTGATCACGAAGGACCCAGAAACCGGCGTCCCAAACGTGGGGGTGTATCGGTTGCAGCGCCAATCGGTCAACACCATGACCGTGCACTGGTTGAGCGTTCGTGGTGGGGCTCGTCATCTGCGTAAGGCAGCGGCGATGGGCAAAAAGCTGGAGGTTGCCATCGCTATTGGTGTGCACCCTTTACTTGTGATGGCGGCAGCAACTCCGATTCCTGTTCAGCTCAGTGAATGGCTTTTCGCAGGAATTTATGCTGGGGAGGGCGTACGTCTCACCCCCTGCAAAACGATTGATCTGCAGGTGCCAAGTTGCAGTGAGGTGGTGTTAGAAGGAACCATTACCCCTGGAGAGGTGAGCCCAGACGGTCCTTTTGGCGACCATATGGGTTTTTACGGTGGTGTGGAGGATTCACCCTTGGTGCGCTTCCACTGCATGACACAGCGGCGGTCACCAATCTTTCTCACCACGTTCAGTGGCCGTCCCCCAAAAGAGGAGGCGATGCTTGCGATTGCTCTCAACAGAATCTATACACCAATTCTGCGTCAGCAAATTCCAGAAATCAGAGATTTCTTTTTGCCAATGGAGGCACTAAGTTATAAATTAGCGGTTATTTCAATTGATAAAGCCTATCCAGGTCAGGCAAAAAGAGCTGCAATGGCATTCTGGAGTGCACTGCCTCAATTCACTTACACGAAGTTTGTCGTCGTCGTTGATAAACATATCAACGTGCGGGATCCACGTCAGGTTGTCTGGGCGATTGCTGCACAGGTTGATCCACAGAGGGACCTCTTCATCTTGGAAAATACACCATTTGACACCCTTGACTTTGCCAGTGAGCAATTGGGACTTGGTGGAAGAATGGCTATCGATGCAACAACCAAAGTTGGTCCGGAAAAGAATCACGAATGGGGGGAACCTTTGAGCCGACCAGATGATTTAGAGCAAAAAGTATCAGATCGGCTCGAGGAGCTTGGCTTGGCAGATCTGGACCATGCCGAACCAGATCCTGCACTATTTGGTTATGTATTGGATAAGCTTATTTCCATCCAGCCTCGGTCATAA
- a CDS encoding helix-turn-helix domain-containing protein, producing the protein MDLDDDECKSSHFINIEYGVARISLVSTINSELFPIGFFGSEWLRLERERLRDFSLRLEALNEVKLKITTTCDSTKKIDSIFHSQWLLILCMIKSSNQIEIRICRLIAILVFSFGRRNKESYTLPFELSHSQIALLVGCTRSTVTRQLGFLREKELISSNKNNYGIVVSEKLIAQEAIFVDQLQFS; encoded by the coding sequence ATGGATCTTGATGATGATGAGTGTAAAAGCTCCCATTTCATCAACATAGAATACGGGGTTGCACGGATCAGCCTCGTTTCAACAATCAATTCCGAGCTGTTTCCAATTGGTTTTTTTGGATCAGAATGGTTAAGGCTTGAAAGGGAAAGGCTTAGAGACTTTTCACTGCGACTGGAAGCATTGAACGAAGTCAAATTGAAAATCACAACAACTTGCGATTCCACAAAAAAAATAGATTCTATTTTCCACAGTCAATGGCTCCTGATATTATGCATGATCAAATCATCAAATCAGATTGAAATCCGTATTTGCCGATTAATCGCCATTTTGGTATTTTCATTTGGAAGAAGGAATAAAGAGAGCTACACGCTTCCGTTCGAGTTGAGCCATTCACAAATTGCTCTTTTAGTAGGCTGCACCCGCTCAACGGTCACACGACAACTTGGATTCTTGAGAGAGAAAGAACTAATCAGCTCCAATAAAAACAATTACGGAATCGTCGTGAGCGAAAAACTAATCGCACAGGAAGCAATATTTGTAGACCAACTGCAATTTAGCTAA
- a CDS encoding carbon-nitrogen hydrolase family protein yields MSDFLAAALQLTSTTDPESNFAAAEEQIDLAARRGAELIALPENFAFMGDDAQRLELAPALSEKASKFLVTMARRYQVVILGGGFPVPVGDGQRHFQRSQLVGRDGQVLASYDKIHLFDVDLPDGSSYRESASFSPGMSPPPVVDVPGLCRVGLSICYDVRFPELYRHLVGAGAELLMIPAAFTAFTGKDHWQVLLQSRAIENTAYVLAPAQTGVHYMRRQSHGHSMVVDPWGTVLSDAGVAPGAAIAPVDPSHLQRIRGQMPSLKHRQPALF; encoded by the coding sequence GTGAGTGACTTTTTGGCTGCGGCCCTGCAACTCACCAGCACAACGGACCCTGAAAGTAATTTTGCGGCCGCTGAGGAGCAAATCGATTTAGCAGCTCGTCGTGGTGCCGAGCTGATCGCTTTGCCCGAAAACTTTGCCTTTATGGGTGACGACGCTCAGCGTCTGGAGCTGGCACCAGCGTTATCGGAGAAGGCGTCCAAGTTTTTGGTCACCATGGCTCGCCGCTACCAGGTGGTCATCCTCGGTGGGGGATTTCCTGTTCCGGTGGGTGATGGCCAACGGCATTTTCAAAGGTCACAGCTGGTCGGTCGTGATGGGCAGGTGTTGGCGAGTTACGACAAGATCCATCTCTTTGACGTTGACCTCCCAGACGGGAGCTCGTACCGGGAATCAGCGAGCTTTAGCCCCGGAATGTCTCCCCCTCCCGTTGTGGATGTGCCTGGTCTGTGTCGGGTGGGGCTATCCATTTGCTACGACGTGCGCTTCCCTGAGCTGTATCGCCATCTCGTTGGAGCCGGAGCCGAGTTGTTAATGATTCCCGCTGCCTTCACAGCCTTTACAGGTAAGGATCATTGGCAGGTTTTGCTCCAGTCTCGGGCGATCGAAAACACGGCATATGTGCTGGCACCCGCCCAAACGGGCGTGCATTACATGCGCAGACAGAGCCACGGTCATTCCATGGTGGTGGACCCTTGGGGAACGGTGTTGTCCGATGCCGGGGTTGCACCAGGTGCAGCCATCGCTCCGGTTGACCCAAGCCATCTTCAACGCATCCGCGGCCAGATGCCGAGCCTGAAGCACCGCCAACCCGCGTTGTTCTGA
- a CDS encoding Crp/Fnr family transcriptional regulator codes for MSFRFLPDDPTSSIQIPTGQTVLVDTHGRSECMKLNVLEGIARVYCPCEETEGMTLAFLQTGDQLRTDCLCSDGICVEAMTPLRIETKSLEPSPNGYDSVNEWTLQLLRIRHLGQAEQRLHALLSLLVNRLGKRYGEWCNLPFRLTHDRIGELIGSTRVTSTRLISKLRNGEMLVTNSGEATMKLSPRLIESSPLGF; via the coding sequence GTGAGCTTCCGCTTTCTGCCTGACGACCCCACCTCGTCGATCCAAATCCCAACCGGCCAAACCGTTCTTGTTGATACGCACGGACGCAGTGAGTGCATGAAATTAAATGTGCTTGAGGGAATTGCCAGGGTTTATTGCCCTTGTGAAGAAACAGAAGGCATGACCCTTGCTTTCTTGCAGACGGGCGATCAGCTCCGCACCGATTGTTTGTGCAGTGATGGCATTTGCGTCGAGGCCATGACCCCTCTGAGAATCGAAACCAAGTCGTTGGAGCCATCACCAAACGGTTATGACTCTGTGAATGAGTGGACTTTGCAGCTGCTGCGAATCCGTCACTTAGGGCAAGCAGAACAGCGTTTACATGCCTTGCTTAGTCTTCTTGTGAATCGGTTGGGTAAGCGATATGGAGAATGGTGCAACCTTCCTTTTCGCCTTACACACGATCGCATTGGTGAACTGATTGGTTCCACAAGAGTGACTTCAACGCGCTTGATTTCCAAGCTTCGCAATGGGGAAATGTTGGTGACAAACTCTGGAGAGGCCACAATGAAGCTATCTCCGAGGTTGATTGAATCCAGTCCACTCGGTTTTTAG
- a CDS encoding Fe2+-dependent dioxygenase: protein MNHLRLQILDQTTCERLLERLASEAEWLDGSLTAGAHAKGGKRNLQINYDSALRKEIHELVERAMWNHPAVKGFCLPRKLHRLLISKTEKEGGYGTHVDNAYMSSGRSDLSFTLSLTDDTMYEGGELEIDSISESYPIKLKQGEVVVYPSTSLHRVCTVTRGVRTVCVGWIESYVQNENDRICLFQLESGARAVLAKHGRSDELDLIFLAYTNLLRRLGS from the coding sequence ATGAATCACTTGCGATTGCAAATACTGGATCAAACAACCTGTGAGCGCTTGCTTGAACGACTTGCCAGCGAAGCGGAATGGTTGGATGGTTCGCTAACCGCTGGTGCTCACGCTAAGGGGGGTAAAAGAAATCTTCAAATTAACTATGACTCTGCATTGCGAAAAGAAATTCATGAGCTCGTAGAACGTGCAATGTGGAATCATCCTGCAGTGAAGGGGTTTTGCCTTCCTCGCAAGCTCCATCGACTCTTAATTTCTAAAACAGAAAAGGAAGGTGGATATGGTACTCACGTTGATAATGCCTATATGAGCAGTGGACGAAGTGATTTGTCATTTACCCTCTCTTTGACAGATGACACAATGTATGAGGGTGGTGAATTGGAGATTGATAGTATTTCTGAGTCATACCCTATCAAGCTTAAGCAGGGTGAAGTTGTTGTTTATCCAAGCACATCCTTGCATCGCGTTTGCACTGTCACCAGGGGTGTTCGCACAGTTTGTGTGGGTTGGATTGAGAGTTATGTTCAAAACGAAAATGATCGCATCTGTTTGTTTCAACTGGAAAGTGGTGCACGAGCGGTTTTGGCAAAGCACGGTCGTAGTGACGAACTTGATTTAATTTTCCTGGCCTATACCAACCTGTTGCGACGTTTAGGCAGCTAG
- a CDS encoding tRNA (5-methylaminomethyl-2-thiouridine)(34)-methyltransferase MnmD yields MRDCVADGSVLSARFTADGSFSLHSQSFAESFHSSGGALEEANSKFVLPAQLDRFTCGRCLRVLDVCFGLGYNTAALMAALPKVGGPSLNCWGLELDRLPLRLALAEPSFKALWPKNVVACLEAVSAQGCWQDACRQQSVQMLWGDARQQLRSLPTGLRLDLILLDAFSPGKCPQLWSQEFLQSLADLLAPGGRLLTYCRAAAVRSSLRHAGLELRSLLPKPGEGAGWSSGTMALRLSNDDDQSVPEMGAGWRELSVMEEEHLQTRAAVPYRDPSGMDGAPLILKRRKQEQALCHHTSTSAWQRKWQSVEFRPSC; encoded by the coding sequence TTGAGAGATTGCGTCGCTGATGGTTCTGTGCTGAGTGCGCGCTTCACGGCAGACGGCAGCTTCAGTCTGCATAGCCAAAGTTTCGCTGAGAGCTTCCATAGTTCTGGCGGTGCCCTTGAAGAAGCCAACAGCAAGTTTGTGCTGCCCGCCCAGCTCGATCGCTTTACTTGCGGCCGTTGTTTACGTGTTTTAGATGTTTGTTTTGGGTTGGGTTACAACACGGCTGCATTGATGGCAGCTCTCCCCAAGGTTGGCGGTCCATCCTTGAACTGTTGGGGGTTAGAACTCGATCGATTGCCTTTGCGCTTAGCCCTCGCTGAGCCGAGCTTTAAAGCCCTTTGGCCCAAGAATGTTGTGGCTTGCTTAGAAGCCGTTTCTGCTCAGGGATGTTGGCAGGATGCGTGCCGCCAGCAGTCTGTTCAGATGCTCTGGGGAGACGCACGTCAGCAGCTCCGCTCCTTACCAACGGGTTTGCGTTTGGATTTGATTCTTCTCGACGCTTTTTCGCCTGGGAAATGTCCCCAGCTCTGGAGTCAGGAATTTCTGCAGAGCCTTGCAGATTTGCTTGCACCGGGTGGACGGTTGTTGACCTATTGCAGAGCAGCTGCAGTGCGAAGCAGTTTGCGTCATGCCGGTCTTGAGCTGCGCTCGCTTCTTCCCAAACCAGGAGAAGGTGCAGGGTGGAGTTCTGGAACGATGGCATTGCGACTCAGCAATGATGACGATCAATCTGTTCCCGAAATGGGTGCTGGTTGGCGCGAGTTAAGCGTGATGGAGGAAGAGCATCTGCAGACGCGTGCTGCTGTCCCCTACCGAGATCCCTCAGGCATGGATGGTGCCCCTTTGATTTTGAAGCGTCGCAAGCAAGAACAGGCGTTATGCCATCACACCAGTACCAGTGCTTGGCAGCGAAAGTGGCAGAGTGTTGAATTCCGGCCTTCATGTTGA
- a CDS encoding ferritin, with protein MTTSNSSIKMAGEVAQGPNGRALAESMNPDLLGAIQQHISIERYASITYLAMSIWSAERELAGFYQFFDGEAKDEQSHAVHFTQYLVARSQSNDLQALDAPRQNWDNLASLMATAFQMEADTTSSIQSVYALAERNSDTRTTVFLDPLIEAQIQSEDQFAYLLGRVKFANGDPTALLVIDNELRAGQTQRG; from the coding sequence ATGACGACTTCAAATTCGTCAATCAAAATGGCAGGGGAGGTTGCTCAGGGCCCAAACGGGCGTGCATTAGCCGAGTCCATGAATCCTGATTTACTCGGCGCAATCCAGCAACACATCTCGATCGAAAGGTATGCGTCGATCACCTATTTGGCCATGTCCATTTGGAGTGCGGAACGCGAGCTTGCCGGTTTCTATCAATTTTTCGACGGCGAAGCCAAAGATGAACAATCCCATGCAGTGCATTTCACCCAGTATTTAGTTGCGCGAAGTCAGTCCAACGATCTGCAAGCATTGGATGCTCCACGTCAAAACTGGGACAACTTAGCGTCGTTAATGGCTACAGCGTTTCAAATGGAAGCGGATACGACATCTTCCATCCAAAGCGTCTATGCCTTAGCTGAAAGAAACAGTGATACCAGAACAACCGTCTTTCTTGACCCGTTGATCGAGGCCCAAATCCAATCAGAAGATCAATTCGCTTACTTACTAGGACGCGTCAAATTTGCAAATGGTGACCCCACAGCACTGCTTGTCATCGATAACGAATTAAGAGCAGGTCAAACGCAGCGAGGATGA
- the aroA gene encoding 3-phosphoshikimate 1-carboxyvinyltransferase — MSGSNGSPRDLKSGGSLSGSVRVPGDKSISHRALLFGAIAEGRTTIEGLLPAEDPISTAACLRSMGTTISPIQNGEIVTIEGVGLDGLEEPSEILDCGNSGTTMRLMLGLLAGREGRHFVLTGDSSLRRRPMNRVGHPLSLLGADVRGRDHGNLAPLAVQGQRLRGAVVGTPVASAQVKSAILLAALTAEGATSVIEPAHSRDHSERMLRAFGADLEVGGEMGRHILVRPGATLKGQHVVVPGDISSAAFWLVAGALVPGARITVENVGLNPTRTGILEVLEMMGASIDVLNRRDVAGEPVGDLQVSHGPLKAFQFGEEIMPRLVDEVPILSVAACFCDGESRISGAAELRVKETDRLAVMARQLKAMGADIDEHPDGLTIRGGHSLKGAELDSETDHRVAMSLAVAGLMAEGDSRLTRSEAAAVSYPTFWDDLERLRR; from the coding sequence GTGTCGGGATCAAATGGCTCCCCAAGGGATCTGAAGTCAGGTGGAAGCCTCAGTGGCTCTGTCCGCGTGCCAGGCGATAAATCTATTTCCCATCGAGCTTTGCTTTTCGGTGCCATTGCAGAGGGCAGAACCACCATTGAGGGCCTCTTGCCAGCAGAGGATCCGATTAGTACTGCTGCCTGTCTGCGCTCGATGGGGACAACGATTTCGCCTATTCAGAATGGTGAAATTGTGACCATTGAGGGGGTTGGTCTTGATGGTTTAGAAGAACCTTCGGAAATTCTTGATTGTGGGAATTCCGGAACCACAATGAGGTTGATGCTGGGTCTCCTCGCTGGCCGAGAGGGGCGTCATTTCGTTTTGACTGGTGACTCTTCTCTCCGTCGCCGGCCGATGAACAGGGTTGGACATCCGCTTTCCCTTTTAGGGGCGGATGTGCGTGGTCGGGATCATGGAAATTTGGCTCCGCTTGCTGTTCAAGGTCAACGGTTGAGGGGGGCTGTGGTTGGGACACCCGTTGCCAGCGCTCAAGTGAAATCTGCCATTCTGCTTGCGGCTCTGACTGCAGAAGGGGCAACGAGTGTGATCGAACCAGCTCATTCCCGTGATCACAGTGAACGCATGCTTAGAGCTTTTGGTGCTGACCTTGAAGTGGGTGGTGAGATGGGTAGGCATATTTTGGTGCGTCCAGGCGCCACGCTGAAGGGACAGCATGTTGTGGTGCCAGGAGATATCAGTTCTGCTGCCTTCTGGCTTGTGGCTGGTGCCCTTGTTCCTGGGGCCAGGATTACGGTTGAAAATGTTGGTTTAAATCCCACCCGCACGGGAATTCTTGAAGTGTTGGAGATGATGGGCGCTTCCATTGACGTGTTGAATCGCCGCGATGTTGCGGGTGAACCTGTCGGTGATCTTCAGGTGAGTCATGGACCTCTCAAGGCCTTTCAGTTTGGAGAAGAAATCATGCCGCGCTTGGTGGATGAAGTTCCAATCCTGAGTGTGGCAGCCTGTTTTTGTGATGGAGAAAGTCGGATTAGCGGTGCAGCAGAGCTCCGTGTCAAAGAAACGGATCGACTGGCTGTGATGGCTCGGCAACTCAAAGCGATGGGCGCCGACATTGATGAACATCCTGATGGCCTCACGATTCGAGGTGGTCACTCCCTGAAAGGTGCTGAATTGGATAGTGAGACAGACCATCGTGTTGCCATGAGCCTTGCTGTTGCTGGTTTAATGGCCGAGGGTGATTCAAGGCTTACCCGCAGTGAAGCAGCGGCTGTGAGTTACCCCACTTTTTGGGACGATCTTGAGAGATTGCGTCGCTGA
- a CDS encoding extracellular solute-binding protein, which yields MKPFLFLTSLLPLALFAPAFAAEEVRVYSGRHYNTDRQVYKKFSDQTGIKVRLVEASGISLVQRLKSEGKNTKADVIILVDAARINNAANAGLFAPIQSSSLSKSVPSRYRDPNKRWFGLTRRVRAIIVNPAIVSPSSVTSYSQLASPALKGKVCLRKRKNVYNQSLVADQLALKGTAKVKSWLKGLTSNVSQPYFGGDIGLIRAVAQGQCGVGVVNHYYLARMRAGVNGKKDQQLANDVKIVMPKPAHVNISAAAVSRYSKNKKNAVKLIEFLASPQGSAGIAGPTYEFPLQGVGGSTYLKGMTKFTPDQVTISQLSRYNKEAIRLMTEAGWK from the coding sequence ATGAAACCTTTTTTGTTCCTCACATCTCTTTTGCCACTGGCTCTTTTTGCACCAGCGTTTGCGGCAGAAGAAGTCAGGGTTTACTCAGGTCGCCATTACAATACAGACCGGCAGGTTTACAAAAAGTTTTCAGATCAAACCGGAATCAAAGTTCGCTTAGTAGAAGCATCGGGAATTTCTTTGGTTCAACGATTAAAAAGTGAAGGCAAGAATACGAAAGCAGACGTGATCATTTTAGTGGATGCTGCACGCATCAACAATGCAGCCAATGCTGGACTCTTTGCCCCAATTCAATCTTCTTCACTAAGCAAATCTGTACCCTCTCGCTATCGAGACCCCAACAAAAGATGGTTTGGCCTAACACGACGAGTACGAGCAATTATCGTTAATCCAGCCATTGTTTCTCCATCGTCAGTGACATCATATTCACAACTAGCAAGTCCAGCATTAAAAGGAAAAGTATGCCTAAGGAAGAGAAAAAATGTCTACAATCAATCACTTGTTGCTGATCAACTGGCACTAAAAGGCACAGCCAAGGTTAAATCCTGGCTGAAAGGTCTTACTAGCAATGTCAGTCAACCCTATTTTGGTGGAGATATCGGGCTGATTCGGGCTGTTGCCCAAGGCCAGTGTGGCGTTGGAGTTGTGAATCACTATTACTTAGCGCGTATGAGAGCGGGTGTTAACGGAAAAAAAGATCAGCAATTAGCCAATGATGTGAAAATAGTGATGCCCAAACCTGCTCACGTCAATATCAGCGCTGCAGCAGTGTCGCGTTATTCCAAGAACAAAAAAAATGCAGTCAAATTAATTGAATTTTTAGCATCTCCTCAGGGAAGTGCCGGTATTGCAGGGCCCACCTATGAATTTCCCCTACAAGGCGTTGGTGGTTCAACCTATCTCAAAGGAATGACAAAATTCACTCCTGATCAAGTCACTATTTCGCAACTAAGCCGTTACAACAAAGAAGCGATCCGTCTTATGACCGAGGCTGGATGGAAATAA
- a CDS encoding 2-phosphosulfolactate phosphatase family protein — MKVSYFHVAGDVPDTIKGPDGPDAAVVIDVLRATTTIAWALHNGAEAVQTFADLDELQAQANAWPETKRLLVGERGGSKLDGFDLGNSPVSVVPETVKGKRLFMSTTNGTRSLHRVREVACVLTVALPNREAVAQRLIRDQPKQVWMVGSGWEGTYSLEDSLAAGALADSLLAAGASVANDEMQAALALWSQWKDHPETCLRIASHGQRLIRLGDHDADFQRCAGLDQLSVVPTQAKPGVLRAVSW, encoded by the coding sequence ATGAAGGTGTCCTATTTCCACGTTGCTGGTGATGTGCCAGACACCATCAAGGGGCCTGATGGTCCTGACGCCGCAGTTGTGATCGATGTCCTGCGTGCCACCACAACCATTGCCTGGGCTTTGCATAACGGAGCAGAAGCGGTCCAAACCTTCGCTGATCTCGATGAACTTCAGGCCCAGGCCAACGCTTGGCCAGAAACAAAGCGACTGCTGGTGGGCGAGCGAGGGGGTTCCAAGCTCGATGGGTTTGATCTCGGCAATTCCCCCGTTTCCGTTGTTCCTGAGACCGTGAAGGGCAAGCGCCTCTTTATGAGCACAACCAATGGAACCCGCTCCTTGCACCGGGTACGCGAGGTGGCCTGTGTCCTCACGGTGGCCCTGCCGAACCGTGAAGCGGTTGCACAACGACTCATCCGCGATCAGCCCAAGCAGGTGTGGATGGTGGGAAGCGGCTGGGAGGGCACCTATTCCTTGGAGGATTCGTTAGCCGCCGGCGCTCTCGCCGACTCCCTTCTGGCCGCAGGGGCCAGCGTTGCAAACGATGAAATGCAAGCGGCGTTGGCGTTGTGGTCCCAATGGAAAGACCATCCAGAAACCTGTTTACGGATCGCCTCACATGGACAGCGTTTGATTCGCTTGGGTGATCACGACGCCGATTTCCAACGCTGTGCTGGTCTTGATCAGCTCTCAGTTGTGCCCACACAGGCCAAACCAGGCGTGCTTCGTGCGGTTTCTTGGTAG